One Dermacentor andersoni chromosome 6, qqDerAnde1_hic_scaffold, whole genome shotgun sequence genomic window carries:
- the LOC126522102 gene encoding presenilin-2-like, with amino-acid sequence MDPRRVLGLLARLYEEILRQAISLVTAVSICMLTVSVLVRVLESSRNDDLRLGYVRYPDKDGEGGGDEEPVMLMSSFANAFSFLSVIMIVNCTMVLLYKGGHYRIIQAWLMGGSAILLFATGYYYGGRLLFYFNFSVDHLTWSFITWNVGMAGIAALYFEGPFLMQQGYLIYTSVLMALTIEESLPEWTSWTLLVLISIWDVFAVLCRNRRDRPAYTTDTARRYTYQAPADGLPRDRGMKMGLGDFIFYSVLVGEASRRGSAVTVVACYVSIIVGIFLTLALLVVLQKPLPALPLSISLGMLAYFSSVSLTEPFLDAVGSLAL; translated from the exons ATGGATCCTCGGCGTGTGCTCGGCCTGTTGGCACGGCTGTACGAGGAGATACTGCGCCAGGCCATCAGCCTCGTCACAGCCGTGTCCATATGCATGCTGACCGTGAGCGTGCTCGTACGGGTTTTGGAGAGCAGCCGCAACGACGACCTGAGGCTGGGCTACGTGCGTTATCCGGACAAGGACGGGGAAGGAGGAGGCGACGAGGAGCCCGTCATGCTGATGAGCTCATTTGCGAACGCCTTCAGCTTCCTCTCGGTCATCATGATCGTCAACTGCACAATGGTGCTGCTCTACAAGGGTGGCCACTACCGAATCATACAG GCTTGGCTTATGGGTGGCTCGGCCATCTTGCTTTTCGCCACGGGCTACTACTACGGCGGCCGACTACTGTTCTACTTCAACTTTTCGGTGGACCACCTGACATGGTCCTTCATTACCTGGAACGTGGGCATGGCGGGCATCGCAGCGCTCTACTTCGAAGGGCCGTTTCTGATGCAGCAAGGATATCTGATATACACGTCCGTGCTCATGGCCCTTACCATTGAGGAGTCCCTTCCAGAGTGGACCTCCTGGACATTGCTCGTACTGATCTCCATCTGGGACGTATTCGCTGTGCT CTGTCGTAACCGACGCGACAGACCCGCGTACACCACCGACACTGCAAGACGATACACGTACCAGGCACCCGCAGATGGCCTGCCCAGGGATCGAGGCATGAAGATGGGCCTGGGTGATTTCATCTTCTACAGTGTCCTTGTGGGCGAAGCTTCGAGGCGTGGCAGCGCTGTCACTGTGGTCGCCTGCTACGTGTCCATAATAGTGGGCATCTTTCTCACGCTCGCCTTActggtggtgttgcagaagcCTCTGCCGGCGCTGCCTCTGTCGATCAGCCTCGGCATGTTAGCCTATTTTTCAAGTGTCTCCCTCACCGAACCATTCCTCGACGCTGTGGGATCCTTGGCGCTTTAG